The following are encoded in a window of Longimicrobium sp. genomic DNA:
- a CDS encoding alpha/beta fold hydrolase produces the protein MTAALIALAAARGDAQARAYDPATMDPQPRDTAAPMAIEELSFTSGGARMNGLMYVAQGRGPHPTVVLLHGYPGNERNLDLAQALKRAGVNVLFFDYRGSWGSGGTFSFAGAREDVAAAIAFVRAPESARKYRSDPRRVALIGHSMGGWLAMLSAADDASIACAGALELGDMAAIGVRMNRDSAAERSFTAYTGWLTEPGAPLHASAADLISSLKANGSRWTVAANAGALRGRTLLLLDNDHNTNHAATAAALRQAGARLTAVQWRTDHSFSDRRIELARFVVRWLRTSCGYGQ, from the coding sequence ATGACCGCGGCGCTGATCGCCCTCGCCGCCGCGCGGGGCGATGCGCAGGCGCGCGCGTACGATCCCGCGACGATGGATCCGCAGCCGCGCGACACGGCGGCGCCGATGGCGATCGAGGAACTGTCGTTCACCAGCGGCGGCGCGCGGATGAACGGGCTGATGTACGTGGCGCAGGGGCGCGGCCCGCATCCCACCGTCGTCCTGCTGCACGGCTACCCGGGGAACGAGCGCAACCTGGACCTGGCGCAGGCGCTCAAGCGCGCGGGCGTGAACGTGCTCTTCTTCGACTACCGTGGCAGCTGGGGGAGCGGAGGCACCTTCTCCTTCGCCGGCGCGCGCGAGGACGTGGCCGCCGCCATCGCGTTCGTCCGCGCGCCCGAGTCCGCGCGCAAGTATCGAAGCGATCCGCGGCGGGTGGCGCTGATCGGCCACAGCATGGGGGGATGGCTGGCGATGCTGTCCGCGGCGGACGACGCGAGCATCGCCTGCGCGGGCGCGCTGGAGCTGGGCGACATGGCCGCCATCGGCGTGCGGATGAACCGCGACTCCGCCGCAGAGCGCAGCTTCACCGCCTACACCGGGTGGCTGACGGAGCCCGGCGCGCCGCTGCACGCCAGCGCCGCGGACCTGATCTCCAGCCTGAAGGCGAACGGGAGCCGCTGGACCGTGGCCGCGAATGCGGGCGCACTCCGCGGGCGAACGCTGCTTCTCCTCGACAACGACCACAACACGAACCACGCCGCCACCGCCGCCGCGCTCCGCCAGGCCGGCGCGCGCCTGACCGCCGTGCAGTGGCGCACCGACCACTCCTTCTCCGACCGCCGCATCGAGCTGGCGCGCTTCGTCGTTCGCTGGCTGCGCACGAGCTGCGGGTACGGGCAGTAG